Proteins encoded within one genomic window of Setaria italica strain Yugu1 chromosome IV, Setaria_italica_v2.0, whole genome shotgun sequence:
- the LOC101754722 gene encoding serine/threonine-protein kinase TIO, with translation MGIEDYHVIDLVGEGSFGKVYKGRRKYTRQTVAMKFILKHGKTDKDIHNLRQEIEILRKLKHENIIEMIDAFETPQEFCVVTEFAQGELFEVLEDDKCLPEEQVQAIAKQLVKALYYLHSNRIIHRDMKPQNILIGKGSIVKLCDFGFARAMSANTVVLRSIKGTPLYMAPELVREQPYNHTADLWSLGVILYELFVGQPPFYTNSVYALIRHIVKDPVKYPDNMSSNFKSFLKGLLNKVPQSRLTWPALLEHPFVKDDSMESSIDTRTAPFEVKGSEDTRKKEEIQTPTNQSSQADPESRITVTNRENASDKPKGNRKLDVPMQATEDHYGSSTGADPENCSPSPSECTTLDKLEKASQTVKGANSILEDSEALSTIVSPIKIWLTNPPSSPRELNIDGANQSLRIIKNLIDASSCQSYAAIDICMLLEFTNLIIRTKLSDAYGLVMKCLAIARKLLDTNDELILSSYDRYWSSLYELYSQILVSTVDPSGRIPRESTACLALMLSRVISGLKASMSSEGPKPVDKTLLKIIDQSRRSQLLELLCECLIASGSDIISGSTNMVPAACEACKAIWYLAHAVEIMSISAQNFSFPFSNSWRHIHSIQEQGSMADSNSTNLINIFVKSFLGSRPMQVAVYHCLHNGLESAIHACLQLISRACLQNMSFCAIICRPWNLPSDVDAVEYGGDGTIVSDMFSLLSLCGSILNKESKQNNNQKCKLSNPHALVVHCCLALATIAACLKSGGESSASVILTSSQKKQRSRLSVLAHLSSVDDTVKSCLQPHCASAMLALSALVSLENGGQTRSSLCETALALFPRMATLHTLLKLWLSDGSEALCRYNAGLLNLFGLRDGSIGLLETRLKWGGPLAIEQACSVGIPQLLIRLLTDGFSKETSDGKDGSASRSGLSPLGVVWTLSTLSQCLPGGIFREVLYRREQLKLLTDLLSDVHLKALAAWTGLGGGKRGVRELINSVVDILAFPFVAVQSSPNMPSASASINSGFLLNVASPGVRIGTENKEMLKTIEQNMPQYIQVLLEVGIPGCMLRCLDYVDMEDLARPLAIVAKMAGYRPLALQLLKEGLLDPRRVAGLLEGPIAKETLLDFLMIVSDLARMSKDFYVPIDKAGLVGFLKNFLSNEDPDIRAKACSAIGNMCRHSSYFYSPLAANKVIQLVVDRCSDPDKRTRKFACFAVGNAAYHNDMLYEELRRSIPQLTTLLLGPEEDKTKGNAAGALSNLVRNSDILCEDIVSQGAIQALLKMVGSYSTVALSPSRRDALTESPLRIVLFALRKMCDHAICRNFLRSSELLPVIVHLRQSPDPTISEYASAIASRACQA, from the exons ATGGGGATAGAGGATTACCATGTCATCGACCTTGTCGGGGAGGGCTCCTTTGGCAAGGTTTACAAGGGCAGGCGCAAGTACACTCGCCAG ACGGTTGCGATGAAGTTCATTCTTAAGCATGGGAAGACTGATAAGGATATACACAACCTTAGGCAGGAGATTGAG ATCCTCAGGAAACTCAAACATGAGAACATAATTGAAATGATCGATGCTTTTGAAACCCCTCAGGAGTTTTGCGTTGTCACAGAGTTTGCCCAG GGAGAATTGTTTGAGGTGCTTGAGGATGATAAATGCCTTCCCGAAGAACAAGTTCAGGCGATTGCTAAGCAGCTG GTAAAAGCATTGTATTATTTGCATTCCAATCGTATTATTCACCGGGATATGAAACCTCAGAACATCCTTATCGGGAAAGGATCTATTGTAAAG CTTTGTGACTTTGGGTTTGCTCGTGCCATGTCAGCTAACACTGTTGTATTACGCTCCATAAAAG GAACACCTTTATATATGGCTCCAGAACTGGTGAGGGAACAGCCATATAACCACACAGCAGATTTATGGTCGCTTGGGGTTATCTT GTATGAATTGTTTGTTGGACAGCCCCCCTTTTATACAAATTCGGTCTATGCACTTATACGGCACATTGTCAAG GATCCTGTGAAATATCCAGATAACATGAGTTCAAACTTTAAGAGCTTCCTGAAGGGTTTACTAAACAAG GTGCCTCAAAGTAGATTAACCTGGCCAGCATTGTTGGAGCACCCATTTGTCAAAGATGATTCAATGGAGTCATCAATT GACACTCGAACTGCACCTTTTGAAGTTAAAGGATCGGAGGATACtcggaaaaaagaagaaatccaAACACCAACGAACCAATCTTCCCAAGCTGACCCAGAAA GTAGAATTACTGTTACCAATAGGGAAAATGCCTCTGATAAACCAAAAGGCAACAGAAAACTAGATGTACCTATGCAAGCTACCGAGGACCATTACGGTTCATCTACTGGTGCTGATCCTGAAAATTGCTCTCCATCTCCCTCAG AGTGTACTACTTTGGATAAGCTGGAAAAAGCTTCACAAACAGTAAAAGGTGCAAACAGCATTCTTGAAGATAGTGAAGCACTGTCAACCATTGTCAGCCCTATCAAAATTTGGTTGACTAATCCTCCAAGTTCACCCAG GGAACTGAATATTGATGGAGCAAATCAGTCACTCAGAATTATTAAAAATTTAATTGATGCCAGTTCATGTCAATCTTATGCAGCAATAGACATCTGTATGCTTCTTGAGTTTACAAATCTCATTATCAGAACTAAGCTTTCAGATGCTTATGGCCTTGTGATGAAG TGCCTGGCAATTGCTAGAAAACTACTGGATACAAATGATGAACTTATTTTAAGTTCTTATGACAGATACTGGTCCTCCCTTTATGAGCTTTATTCACAG ATCCTGGTTTCTACAGTGGATCCATCTGGAAGAATTCCTCGTGAGTCAACTGCCTGCCTTGCTCTGATGTTATCCCGGGTTATCTCTGGGTTGAAAGCTAGTATGTCATCCGAAGGACCAAAGCCAGTTGACAAAACTCTCCTCAAGATTATTGATCAGTCAAGGAGGTCGCAATTGTTGGAACTCTTGTGTGAATGTTTGATAGCTTCAGGTTCAGACATAATATCAGGTTCTACGAACATGGTACCTGCTGCTTGTGAGGCATGCAAGGCTATTTGGTATCTAGCTCATGCTGTTGAAATTATGTCCATCAGTGCACAGAATTTTTCATTTCCCTTCTCTAACTCATGGCGACATATTCACTCAATTCAAGAGCAAGGTTCAATGGCAGATTCAAACTCAACCAATCTGATAAACATATTTGTTAAATCGTTTCTGGGCTCACGACCAATGCAAGTTGCAGTTTACCACTGCTTGCATAATGGTCTGGAATCAGCCATTCATGCTTGTCTTCAG CTTATCTCAAGGGCCTGTCTGCAGAATATGTCTTTCTGTGCCATTATTTGTCGTCCATGGAATTTGCCATCTGATGTTGATGCAGTAGAATATGGTGGAGATGGAACAATTGTGTCTGACATGTTTTCATTATTGTCGCTGTGTGGATCAATTTTGAATAAGGAATCCAAGCAGAACAACAATCAGAAATGCAAGCTATCCAACCCTCATGCCCTGGTAGTGCACTGCTGCCTTGCATTAGCAACAATAGCTGCATGTCTGAAGTCAGGGGGGGAATCGTCAGCATCTGTTATCCTAACTAGTTCCCAGAAAAAACAGCGGTCCCGGCTCTCAGTTCTCGCACACCTCTCATCAGTTGATGATACCGTCAAGAGTTGCCTGCAGCCACACTGCGCATCTGCAATGCTTGCGCTCTCAGCACTTGTTTCGCTTGAAAATGGAGGTCAAACTAGATCTTCTCTTTGTGAAACCGCACTTGCTTTGTTTCCACGTATGGCAACACTGCACACTTTGCTGAAGCTTTGGTTATCTGATGGAAGTGAGGCACTTTGTCGATATAATGCTGGCCTTCTGAATCTTTTTGGACTCCGTGATGGAAGTATTGGGCTGTTAGAGACAAGACTGAAATGGGGCGGGCCATTGGCCATCGAACAAGCCTGCTCAGTTGGCATCCCACAGCTCCTAATCCGCTTGCTTACTGATGGTTTCTCAAAGGAGACATCTGATGGGAAAGATGGTTCAGCGAGCCGCAGTGGGTTGTCTCCATTGGGAGTTGTCTGGACTCTTTCTACTTTATCTCAATGCCTTCCTGGTGGAATTTTCCGTGAGGTTCTGTATAGAAGGGAACAGTTAAAGCTCTTAACTGACTTGTTGTCTGATGTACACCTCAAGGCATTGGCAGCCTGGACAGGTCTTGGTGGTGGAAAGAGGGGAGTCCGGGAACTGATAAACTCAGTTGTTGATATCTTGGCATTTCCATTTGTTGCTGTGCAGAGTTCTCCAAACATGCCGTCGGCATCTGCATCCATCAATAGTGGCTTCCTGCTTAACGTTGCATCACCTGGTGTACGAATTGGTACAGAGAATAAGGAAATGCTGAAAACTATCGAGCAAAACATGCCGCAATACATTCAAGTTCTGCTAGAG GTTGGTATTCCTGGATGTATGCTTCGCTGTCTTGACTATGTCGACATGGAAGATCTAGCTAGGCCCCTGGCCATTGTGGCCAAAATGGCAGGTTACCGGCCATTGGCTTTGCAGCTTCTTAAAGAAGGCCTTCTAGATCCAAGAAGAGTAGCAGGATTACTCGAGGGTCCTATTGCGAAGGAGACTTTGCTTGATTTCCTTATGATTGTTTCTGACCTTGCTCGGATGTCAAAG GACTTTTATGTACCAATTGATAAAGCTGGCCTTGTTGGATTTCTGAAGAACTTCTTGTCTAATGAAGATCCTGATATAAGAGCAAAAGCTTGCAGTGCCATCGGCAATATGTGTCGCCACAGCTCCTACTTTTATAGTCCACTT GCAGCAAATAAGGTGATCCAGCTCGTGGTTGACAGATGTTCTGATCCCGACAAGCGCACACGGAAGTTTGCATGTTTTGCT GTTGGCAACGCTGCTTATCATAATGACATGCTGTATGAAGAACTAAGACGGTCCATACCTCAACTCACTACGTTACTTCTTGGTCCTGAGGAGGATAAAACCAAAGGCAACGCTGCAGGCGCGCTCAGTAATCTAGTGAGGAACTCTGATATACTTTGCGAAGACATCGTCTCCCAGGGCGCAATTCAG GCGCTGCTGAAGATGGTCGGCAGTTACTCTACTGTTGCCCTGAGCCCCAGCAGGCGGGATGCTCTTACCGAATCGCCGCTGAGGATCGTGCTCTTTGCCCTGCGCAAGATGTGCGACCACGCCATCTGCAGGAACTTCCTCCGATCTTCAGAGCTGCTCCCAGTCATCGTCCACCTGCGGCAGTCACCAGATCCAACAATCTCCGAGTACGCTTCGGCCATCGCGAGTAGAGCGTGCCAGGCCTGA
- the LOC101755132 gene encoding uncharacterized protein LOC101755132 isoform X2 — MAGGGARGGSDRAAGAARSPTTTTAIQSTIQSIKEVVGGHSDADILDTLRESNMDPNETAQKLLNQDPFHEVKRKRDKKKESSGQKSFADSTAPVEQNPQWMKPHTQRIENNDQRRIPNQGQMSGPSREFRVVRDNRFQHGAVENRPELGHKGPPNVQMSDRSVVQSGRNRSPATTSDVQITHQNFKHNPHSETLQGKRDAQGATQKHVKPYLKNSQNEQHFPGSDPTHVPSNARNAGGTVGPARRQVGVINSTRQPAGRLGSQMHAPGGSYANTQRGSFSSVGTSGRHSAFMSRNIQQNQRPDAIFRGRPTGRSFVAQNVNRYHQGPTSNQKAFQPIKEWKPKSTKKSATTDADNSVADAVSPSASNTENANAPDVNGLSDKLSQANLHEVEHVIIPEHLRVPEYEQTKLRFGSFTSGFDSEQVLASTSPDSEVPEHVQDPVQQVSEDDSMGAGHDDVDEQTRSSQHLSTSTAEISLPPSEDSDRMSGQVENDDGLGLVQSDTPIGAADGESTQITTTLTAFSTYGHEDPNMHSNNEAQLYGLVEPNVHQQVLTSTSQGYTSENPEPDNAVQVFRMPESNVHSQVLPSTSEIVNNSPVAISSQQQHMSQQQAAAQMYPQMHVQHFPNFMPYRQVYSPVYPMPLPNYSPNVPYPSNGNNYLQMPGGGSHLAAGGMKYGVSQYKPVPAGNPSAYGNYTPAGFTMGSPGVIGAAVGVDDVNRMKYKDNNIYASTQQVETSDIWIQAGREIPTMQVPPYYNISGQATPGAFVPNPANASFNATAQSSHAQFPGLYHPQQPPSIVSPHPMVHQQVPSAIGPNVGVGVAAPGPQVGTYQQPQLGHMNWRPSF; from the exons atggctggcggcggggcgcgcgggggctcggacagggcggcgggggcggcgcgctcgcccaccaccaccacggcgatCCAGTCCACCATCCAGTCGATCAAGGAGGTCGTCGGCGGCCACTCGGACGCCGACATCCTGGACACCCTCCGCGAGTCCAACATGGACCCCAACGAGACGGCGCAGAAGCTGCTCAACCAAG ATCCATTTCACGAAGTTAAAAGAAAAAGGGACAAGAAGAAAGAG AGTTCTGGTCAGAAGAGCTTTGCTGATAGTACTGCACCAGTTGAGCAGAACCCACAATGGATGAAGCCGCACACACAAAGGATTGAGAATAATGATCAAAGAAGAATTCCTAATCAGGGTCAGATGTCAG GCCCTAGTAGGGAATTTCGGGTTGTGAGGGATAATAGATTTCAACATGGTGCGGTGGAGAACAGACCAGAACTAGGACACAAAGGTCCACCAAATGTACAAATGTCTGATAGGAG TGTGGTTCAGTCTGGTCGAAACCGTTCACCTGCTACGACCTCAGATGTCCAGATCACACATCAAAATTTTAAGCACAACCCCCACTCTGAGACACTTCAAGGGAAGAGGGATGCTCAGGGTGCTACGCAGAAGCATGTAAAGCCATATTTGAAGAACTCTCAGAATGAGCAGCACTTTCCAGGTTCTGACCCAACCCATGTGCCATCCAATGCCAGAAATGCTGGTGGAACTGTTGGACCTGCTAGACGTCAAGTTGGAGTTATTAATTCCACTAGGCAACCTGCTGGCCGTTTGGGTTCTCAGATGCATGCACCAGGTGGTTCTTATGCTAATACTCAGAGGGGGAGTTTTTCCTCTGTTGGGACATCTGGGCGTCACTCCGCTTTTATGTCTAGAAACATTCAACAAAACCAGAGACCTGACGCAATATTTCGTGGAAGGCCTACTGGTAGATCTTTTGTTGCCCAAAATGTCAACAGGTATCACCAGGGTCCTACTAGTAACCAAAAAG CTTTTCAGCCTATTAAGGAGTGGAAGCCAAAATCAACAAAGAAGTCAGCCACCACTGATGCAGATAACAGTGTAGCTGATGCTGTTTCTCCTTCAGCTAGCAACACTGAAAATGCTAATGCACCAGATGTGAACGGCTTGTCTGATAAACTTTCACAAGCTAACTTGCACGAGGTAGAGCATGTTATCATCCCGGAACACCTTCGTGTGCCTGAATATGAGCAGACAAAGTTAAGGTTTGGCAGTTTTACATCTGGTTTCGATTCGGAACAAGTACTGGCCTCAACCTCTCCGGACTCTGAAGTACCAGAACA TGTACAAGATCCGGTTCAACAAGTTAGCGAAGACGATAGTATGGGTGCTGGACATGATGACGTGGATGAGCAAACTAGATCTTCACAGCACCTCTCCACATCAACGGCTGAGATTTCCTTACCACCATCCGAGGATAGTGACAGAATGAGTGGACAAGTAGAGAATGATGATGGTCTGGGCTTAGTTCAGAGCGACACTCCAATTGGTGCAGcagatggagaaagcacccaAATCACCACAACTTTGACTGCCTTTTCT ACATACGGTCATGAAGATCCTAATATGCATTCAAATAATGAGGCACAGTTATATGGACTGGTGGAACCTAATGTACATCAGCAAGTACTGACTTCCACTTCTCAG GGGTACACTTCAGAAAATCCGGAACCAGATAATGCTGTGCAGGTGTTCAGGATGCCAGAATCTAATGTTCACTCACAAGTACTTCCTTCCACGTCTGAG ATTGTGAACAACAGCCCTGTTGCTATCTCTTCACAGCAGCAACATATGTCTCAGCAACAAGCCGCAGCACAGATGTACCCTCAAATGCATGTGCAACATTTTCCAAATTTCATGCCATACCGACAAGTCTATTCTCCAGTTTATCCGATGCCTTTGCCAAACTATTCGCCAAATGTTCCGTATCCATCAAATGGAAATAATTATCTTCAGATGCCTGGTGGAGGTTCACATTTAGCTGCAGGAGGCATGAAGTATGGAGTTTCACAGTATAAACCAGTCCCAGCTGGTAACCCTTCTGCTTATGGAAACTACACTCCAGCTGGTTTTACAATGGGTTCTCCTGGTGTTATTGGAGCTGCAGTTGGTGTTGATGATGTCAATAGGATGAagtacaaggacaacaacatTTATGCCTCAACTCAACAG GTTGAGACATCTGACATATGGATCCAGGCAGGTAGAGAGATTCCAACTATGCAGGTTCCTCCATACTACAACATATCAGGTCAAGCAACACCTGGTGCTTTTGTGCCAAATCCAGCGAATGCATCTTTCAATGCTACGGCCCAATCCTCTCATGCTCAGTTCCCAGGCTTGTACCATCCCCAGCAGCCTCCCTCTATTGTAAGTCCACACCCCATGGTGCATCAACAGGTGCCATCAGCGATTGGTCCCAATGTTGGGGTCGGGGTGGCGGCTCCTGGTCCCCAAGTTGGGACTTATCAGCAGCCACAGCTCGGTCATATGAATTGGAGACCCAGCTTTTGA
- the LOC101755132 gene encoding uncharacterized protein LOC101755132 isoform X1, translated as MAGGGARGGSDRAAGAARSPTTTTAIQSTIQSIKEVVGGHSDADILDTLRESNMDPNETAQKLLNQDPFHEVKRKRDKKKESSGQKSFADSTAPVEQNPQWMKPHTQRIENNDQRRIPNQGQMSGPSREFRVVRDNRFQHGAVENRPELGHKGPPNVQMSDRSVVQSGRNRSPATTSDVQITHQNFKHNPHSETLQGKRDAQGATQKHVKPYLKNSQNEQHFPGSDPTHVPSNARNAGGTVGPARRQVGVINSTRQPAGRLGSQMHAPGGSYANTQRGSFSSVGTSGRHSAFMSRNIQQNQRPDAIFRGRPTGRSFVAQNVNRYHQGPTSNQKAFQPIKEWKPKSTKKSATTDADNSVADAVSPSASNTENANAPDVNGLSDKLSQANLHEVEHVIIPEHLRVPEYEQTKLRFGSFTSGFDSEQVLASTSPDSEVPEHVQDPVQQVSEDDSMGAGHDDVDEQTRSSQHLSTSTAEISLPPSEDSDRMSGQVENDDGLGLVQSDTPIGAADGESTQITTTLTAFSTYGHEDPNMHSNNEAQLYGLVEPNVHQQVLTSTSQGYTSENPEPDNAVQVFRMPESNVHSQVLPSTSEALNPQIVNNSPVAISSQQQHMSQQQAAAQMYPQMHVQHFPNFMPYRQVYSPVYPMPLPNYSPNVPYPSNGNNYLQMPGGGSHLAAGGMKYGVSQYKPVPAGNPSAYGNYTPAGFTMGSPGVIGAAVGVDDVNRMKYKDNNIYASTQQVETSDIWIQAGREIPTMQVPPYYNISGQATPGAFVPNPANASFNATAQSSHAQFPGLYHPQQPPSIVSPHPMVHQQVPSAIGPNVGVGVAAPGPQVGTYQQPQLGHMNWRPSF; from the exons atggctggcggcggggcgcgcgggggctcggacagggcggcgggggcggcgcgctcgcccaccaccaccacggcgatCCAGTCCACCATCCAGTCGATCAAGGAGGTCGTCGGCGGCCACTCGGACGCCGACATCCTGGACACCCTCCGCGAGTCCAACATGGACCCCAACGAGACGGCGCAGAAGCTGCTCAACCAAG ATCCATTTCACGAAGTTAAAAGAAAAAGGGACAAGAAGAAAGAG AGTTCTGGTCAGAAGAGCTTTGCTGATAGTACTGCACCAGTTGAGCAGAACCCACAATGGATGAAGCCGCACACACAAAGGATTGAGAATAATGATCAAAGAAGAATTCCTAATCAGGGTCAGATGTCAG GCCCTAGTAGGGAATTTCGGGTTGTGAGGGATAATAGATTTCAACATGGTGCGGTGGAGAACAGACCAGAACTAGGACACAAAGGTCCACCAAATGTACAAATGTCTGATAGGAG TGTGGTTCAGTCTGGTCGAAACCGTTCACCTGCTACGACCTCAGATGTCCAGATCACACATCAAAATTTTAAGCACAACCCCCACTCTGAGACACTTCAAGGGAAGAGGGATGCTCAGGGTGCTACGCAGAAGCATGTAAAGCCATATTTGAAGAACTCTCAGAATGAGCAGCACTTTCCAGGTTCTGACCCAACCCATGTGCCATCCAATGCCAGAAATGCTGGTGGAACTGTTGGACCTGCTAGACGTCAAGTTGGAGTTATTAATTCCACTAGGCAACCTGCTGGCCGTTTGGGTTCTCAGATGCATGCACCAGGTGGTTCTTATGCTAATACTCAGAGGGGGAGTTTTTCCTCTGTTGGGACATCTGGGCGTCACTCCGCTTTTATGTCTAGAAACATTCAACAAAACCAGAGACCTGACGCAATATTTCGTGGAAGGCCTACTGGTAGATCTTTTGTTGCCCAAAATGTCAACAGGTATCACCAGGGTCCTACTAGTAACCAAAAAG CTTTTCAGCCTATTAAGGAGTGGAAGCCAAAATCAACAAAGAAGTCAGCCACCACTGATGCAGATAACAGTGTAGCTGATGCTGTTTCTCCTTCAGCTAGCAACACTGAAAATGCTAATGCACCAGATGTGAACGGCTTGTCTGATAAACTTTCACAAGCTAACTTGCACGAGGTAGAGCATGTTATCATCCCGGAACACCTTCGTGTGCCTGAATATGAGCAGACAAAGTTAAGGTTTGGCAGTTTTACATCTGGTTTCGATTCGGAACAAGTACTGGCCTCAACCTCTCCGGACTCTGAAGTACCAGAACA TGTACAAGATCCGGTTCAACAAGTTAGCGAAGACGATAGTATGGGTGCTGGACATGATGACGTGGATGAGCAAACTAGATCTTCACAGCACCTCTCCACATCAACGGCTGAGATTTCCTTACCACCATCCGAGGATAGTGACAGAATGAGTGGACAAGTAGAGAATGATGATGGTCTGGGCTTAGTTCAGAGCGACACTCCAATTGGTGCAGcagatggagaaagcacccaAATCACCACAACTTTGACTGCCTTTTCT ACATACGGTCATGAAGATCCTAATATGCATTCAAATAATGAGGCACAGTTATATGGACTGGTGGAACCTAATGTACATCAGCAAGTACTGACTTCCACTTCTCAG GGGTACACTTCAGAAAATCCGGAACCAGATAATGCTGTGCAGGTGTTCAGGATGCCAGAATCTAATGTTCACTCACAAGTACTTCCTTCCACGTCTGAG GCCCTAAATCCTCAGATTGTGAACAACAGCCCTGTTGCTATCTCTTCACAGCAGCAACATATGTCTCAGCAACAAGCCGCAGCACAGATGTACCCTCAAATGCATGTGCAACATTTTCCAAATTTCATGCCATACCGACAAGTCTATTCTCCAGTTTATCCGATGCCTTTGCCAAACTATTCGCCAAATGTTCCGTATCCATCAAATGGAAATAATTATCTTCAGATGCCTGGTGGAGGTTCACATTTAGCTGCAGGAGGCATGAAGTATGGAGTTTCACAGTATAAACCAGTCCCAGCTGGTAACCCTTCTGCTTATGGAAACTACACTCCAGCTGGTTTTACAATGGGTTCTCCTGGTGTTATTGGAGCTGCAGTTGGTGTTGATGATGTCAATAGGATGAagtacaaggacaacaacatTTATGCCTCAACTCAACAG GTTGAGACATCTGACATATGGATCCAGGCAGGTAGAGAGATTCCAACTATGCAGGTTCCTCCATACTACAACATATCAGGTCAAGCAACACCTGGTGCTTTTGTGCCAAATCCAGCGAATGCATCTTTCAATGCTACGGCCCAATCCTCTCATGCTCAGTTCCCAGGCTTGTACCATCCCCAGCAGCCTCCCTCTATTGTAAGTCCACACCCCATGGTGCATCAACAGGTGCCATCAGCGATTGGTCCCAATGTTGGGGTCGGGGTGGCGGCTCCTGGTCCCCAAGTTGGGACTTATCAGCAGCCACAGCTCGGTCATATGAATTGGAGACCCAGCTTTTGA
- the LOC101755813 gene encoding omega-amidase, chloroplastic, with amino-acid sequence MQVLHNSRTSQQSQAPSLIPLQIPDRPASQPSIELTMAPTSVSPPPLRPPKANTQKYNIALCQLLVSPDKEENIARARARVEAAADAGAMLIVMPEIWSCPYSMETLPSYAEDIDGGGSPSISMLSEVAAARKITIVGGSIPEKASGKVFNTCCVVGPDGQILAKHRKLHLFEINIPGDIRLKESDTFTGGQEPTVVDTDVGRIGIGICHDIRFPELAMLYRSRGAHLICYPSAFNMSTGELLWDLMQKSRAVDNQLFVATCSPARDPNSKSDFMIWGHSSLIGPFGEVLAAAGHEEATAIGEIDLSMIQSTRENLPLEMQSRGDLYRLVDVQRQREPATASNGAGRLEGEDALVNDTVL; translated from the exons ATGCAGGTGTTGCACAACAGCAGAACAAGTCAAcagtcccaggctcccagccTTATCCCTCTTCAGATCCCCGATCGCCCTGCCTCCCAGCCGAGCATCGAACTCACCATGGCTCCCACCTcggtctcgccgccgccgctccgtcctcCCAAAGCCAACACGCAGAAG TACAATATCGCGTTGTGCCAGCTCTTGGTCTCACCGGATAAGGAAGAGAACATCGCCCGTGCGCGCGCCCGCGTCGAGGCCGCCGCGGACGCCGGCGCCATGCTCATCGTCATGCCG GAAATATGGAGCTGTCCCTACTCAATGGAGACCCTGCCAAGCTACGCCGAAGACATAGACGGCGGAGGATCACCGTCGATCTCGATGCTGTCCGAGGTCGCTGCTGCCAGAAAGATCACCATTGTAGGCGGATCGATACCAGAGAAGGCGTCTGGGAAGGTGTTCAACACCTGCTGTGTCGTCGGACCAGATGGACAGATATTGGCCAAACATCGAAAA CTGCATTTGTTTGAGATTAACATCCCAGGAGACATCAGGCTCAAGGAGTCTGATACATTCACAGGTGGACAGGAACCTACAGTAGTTGACACAG ATGTCGGACGGATTGGCATAGGGATATGTCATGACATTCGGTTCCCAGAACTAGCGATGCTGTACAGATCAAGAG GCGCGCATCTGATATGTTATCCTTCTGCATTCAACATGAGCACTGGGGAGCTCCTGTGGGACCTCATGCAAAAATCCAG GGCTGTTGACAATCAG CTGTTTGTAGCAACCTGCTCGCCGGCGCGAGACCCTAACTCGAAGTCGGATTTCATGATCTGGGGCCATTCGAGCCTCATTGGACCG TTTGGGGAAGTGCTCGCAGCAGCTGGGCACGAGGAAGCGACCGCCATCGGCGAGATCGACCTCTCCATGATACAATCTACAAG GGAGAACCTCCCGTTGGAGATGCAGAGCAGAGGAGACCTGTACCGATTGGTGGATGTGCAGAGGCAGAGAgagcctgcaactgcaagcaacGGCGCTGGGCGATTGGAGGGCGAAGACGCTCTGGTCAATGACACCGTGCTCTGA